One genomic segment of Mytilus galloprovincialis chromosome 5, xbMytGall1.hap1.1, whole genome shotgun sequence includes these proteins:
- the LOC143075368 gene encoding complement C1q tumor necrosis factor-related protein 3-like gives MMTIMKSLYFTTILFLQNVLVLSLENGQQMDKRVERLEKIILHQNRVNAEQQIQLDKQQSVIKELQADISRMKVEISHCTSTKEHVSPQKRQYSPTEVAFSTQLTKHLTGLGHHAAVIFDKVILDTTSSYNVGDGVFTVPMTGIYVFTWTASVGNGNWETTELIVNGTPYAYTLVDAGASGDYGSGTQTVVLKVNQSDHVLVRTGNTGDGKLDGNKYDTFSGWILFPLE, from the exons ATGATGACAATAATGAAGTCGCTTTACTTCACAACCATATTATTTTTGCAAAACGTTCTAGTACTGTCTCTGGAAAATGGCCAACAAATGGATAAACGTGTGGAGAGACTGGAAAAGATCATTCTTCATCAAAACAGAGTAAATGCTGAACAACAAATACAACTCGACAAACAACAGTCAGTAATCAAAGAACTTCAGGCTGATATAAGTAGAATGAAAGTAGAAATCAGCCATTGTACATCCACAAAAG AACATGTGTCACCTCAGAAGAGACAGTATTCCCCAACTGAAGTTGCATTTTCAACTCAACTAACAAAGCATTTAACTGGACTAGGCCATCACGCAGCTGTGATATTTGACAAA GTTATACTGGATACCACTTCCTCGTATAATGTTGGTGATGGTGTATTTACTGTTCCCATGACTGGTATTTATGTGTTTACTTGGACAGCATCAGTAGGGAATGGAAACTGGGAAACTACAGAATTGATTGTTAATGGCACTCCTTATGCCTACACCTTAGTGGACGCAGGGGCCAGTGGTGACTACGGTAGTGGTACACAAACTGTTGTTCTTAAG GTGAACCAAAGTGACCATGTATTGGTTAGAACGGGAAACACTGGAGATGGAAAACTGGATGGCAACAAATATGATACGTTTTCGGGCTGGATCTTGTTTCCTTTGGAATAA